The sequence below is a genomic window from Pseudomonas cannabina.
TGGAAGGGTCGGTGGTCCACTGTTTGGCGAGGTTCATCACGTCTTCGGTGAAGGTCGCGGAGAACAGCAGGGTCTGGCGTTCGCCCTTGTGCGGGGTCTGGCGAATGATCTGACGCACTTGCGGGATGAAGCCCATGTCAAGCATGCGGTCGGCTTCGTCGAGCACCATCACTTCGACCATGTCCAGATGCACTTCGCCGCGCTGATTGAAGTCCAGCAGGCGGCCTGGCGTGGCGACCAGAATGTCACAGTGACGCGCTTCAAGCTGCTTGAGCTGCTTGTCGAAGTCCATGCCGCCGACGAACGTCATGACGTTCAGGTCGGTGTACTTGGTCAGGTCGGCGGCGTCCTTGGCAATCTGCACCACCAGCTCACGGGTGGGCGCGATGATCAATGCGCGCGGTTCACCCATGTAGCGCTCGGCCGGTGGCGGTGTCTGGGTCAACTGCTCGATGATCGAGATCAGGAACGCCGCCGTCTTGCCGGTGCCGGTCTGGGCGCGGCCGATTGCATCCTTGCCCTTGAGGGTGAAACCCAGCACACCCGCCTGAATGGGCGTGCAATACGGGAAACCCAGGTCCTGAATGGCATGCATCAGTTCGGGCGCCAGGTTGAAATCGTGAAAGCGGGTCTTGCCTTCCTGCGGCTCGACGACGAAATCTTCGAGTTTCCATTCCGGCGCAGGCGGCTTGGCCACACGTTCCCGGCGCGGGCGTTCGGCCCTTGGCTTGTCGGTACGCGGCGTGCGTGTCCTGGCGGGCTCGTTGACGGTGTCCAGAGCCTGAGCCTGGACAGCGTGATCCTGTGAGTCGCCTTCGACAGGCGCGGGGGAGGCAGGGAGGGGGGCTGTCGGTATAGGCGCGCGTTGTTCAGCCTCGCTCTTACCGAACATCTTTTTTAGTGCTTTGAGCACGGTCATCTCGTCAATTGGTTAAGGAATGTACGCCGGGCAGTGTAAAGCAAGAACCGTGCTCGGCGTAGTGCCATCCATGGCCAGCTACAGAAGAGGTCTGTTTCAGGGCTTTGCGGCGCTGTCAACGAAGCTTTTCTGCGAGCCAGACGCCAATGTCGTGGATTTCCTGCGGTAACACTTGGTGCTCCATTGGGTACTCCTGCCATTCAACGGTTACACCCTGAGCCTTGAGACGCTCGTAAACAGCCCGGCCCATCGGACAGGGAACCACGCCGTCCTGTTTGTCGTGCAGACAAAGGGCCGGGATGCGTTGCTGGCTGGCGGACAGGGTCATCTCATCGCTGAATGTCGGTGCATAAGTAGAGAGCGCGAGCACGCCACCGAGCGGACCCTGCCAGCGTTTGTAGGCCGTATGGAGCACGACCGCACCGCCCTGGGAAAAGCCCGCCAGAAAGATTCGCGCCGGATCGATGCCGCTGTCGCGCTGCTGCTCGATCAGGTCCAGCACCTGCTGCGCCGAGGCTTCCATCTGATCGTGATCGATGGCGCGGGCCTCGCTGCTCATGGCCTTGATGTCATACCAGCTGGGCATTTCGTAGCCGCCATTGACGGTCACGGCGCGGGTCGGAGCCTGTGGCAGGACGAAACGGGTGCTGTGCAGCGACGCTTGCAGCGCTTCGGCAACCGGCAGGAAATCGTAGCGGTCGGCACCCAGTCCGTGTAGCCAGATAACGCAGGCGTCGACGGAAGTGGAAGGTTCGATGATCAAAGGCTCGCTCATGACTGCTCCATTTGTGTGCGCTGGCGCTTTTTTGGCGCATTAATAAGGTGCGCGGGTCTATTAAAAGTGAACGAAGATGTCGCAAGATTACAAGTTTTTGTCTTGACCTGTCGCTAATTCGACATAGCTGACGTACTGGTACGGGCTTTGCTACAGCAGGACTGGAGTCCAGGCGCGCTCATCGTTCGGTAACACTGCAAGACGCATACTTGTAGCGATCGAAAAGCGTGCCGGGAGTTCCTGCGTCAGGATTCGCGGCACGGTTCGTCCCGTACTTCTCTGGTTCGGGAAATCATGAAGCTTCAGTCCACGGGGCCGATTCTGGATGACGAAAAACAGTGGCAGGTCGATCCTGTCATCGACTCGATATTCAGACTCGGTACCGCATGACCCAAAAATAAGCCAGCACGGGTCACAAGCGCCTCACA
It includes:
- the rhlB gene encoding ATP-dependent RNA helicase RhlB, encoding MTVLKALKKMFGKSEAEQRAPIPTAPLPASPAPVEGDSQDHAVQAQALDTVNEPARTRTPRTDKPRAERPRRERVAKPPAPEWKLEDFVVEPQEGKTRFHDFNLAPELMHAIQDLGFPYCTPIQAGVLGFTLKGKDAIGRAQTGTGKTAAFLISIIEQLTQTPPPAERYMGEPRALIIAPTRELVVQIAKDAADLTKYTDLNVMTFVGGMDFDKQLKQLEARHCDILVATPGRLLDFNQRGEVHLDMVEVMVLDEADRMLDMGFIPQVRQIIRQTPHKGERQTLLFSATFTEDVMNLAKQWTTDPSIVEIESLNVASDNVEQHIYAVAGADKYKLLYNLVTDNGWERVMVFANRKDEVRRIEERLVRDGVNAAQLSGDVPQHKRIKTLEGFREGKIRVLVATDVAGRGIHIDGISHVINFTLPEVPDDYVHRIGRTGRAGADGVSISFAGEDDSYQLPAIEEKLGRKISCETPPTHLLRPVVRQTS
- a CDS encoding alpha/beta hydrolase; protein product: MSEPLIIEPSTSVDACVIWLHGLGADRYDFLPVAEALQASLHSTRFVLPQAPTRAVTVNGGYEMPSWYDIKAMSSEARAIDHDQMEASAQQVLDLIEQQRDSGIDPARIFLAGFSQGGAVVLHTAYKRWQGPLGGVLALSTYAPTFSDEMTLSASQQRIPALCLHDKQDGVVPCPMGRAVYERLKAQGVTVEWQEYPMEHQVLPQEIHDIGVWLAEKLR